The DNA region ACAGCACGTTTGGCGTGGATCCCGACCCCGGACACGTGAAGACGCTCCGCATCTATGCTCGCGGGCCGAATGGTGAGGAACGCATGTTCGAATATCGCGAAGGCAGCACCGTCGACGGTTCACAGTTCAGCAGTTGGGGCAACGGCAACTGGGGCACCGAACGCTGGAGTGGCCGCTGGGAAGGTCAAGAGCACAAAAAATAGAGAAAGGTCAGAAGCTAGACGGAACGGCGCGAAGACCCTTGTCTCCGCGCCTTGTTTGCACCGCCAATGCTGAGGCGCTGAATTCTGTCACGCTCGAGTGCGCACTGCAGGCGGTCCTTTTTCTCGTCACCAATTCGGGACGGCGGATACGCGAACTGCGCGGTTTCGATATGACGAGAACTTGTTGGAAAACCCGCCGAAGAGGACGAACGAAGAAACGGATCGTGATCAAGAACTCGGCAACCGTTCAATAGTCTCAAACTCTACAGCAACACCGACTTTGGAACTGCCACCGGCGGACTCGACGCGCACGACACGCCCCCGGCACAGCACCTGGGCGGAATCTTTGACCAATTCCGCCGGCAGACTGAACACCAGCTCGATCTCGCTCCCAACCTCGGGCGCGATCTCGCAA from Terriglobales bacterium includes:
- a CDS encoding PilZ domain-containing protein, whose protein sequence is MWEKERKARRVPAVEPVSGSFTNGGIHEVSGVTRDVSPAGAFFYCEIAPEVGSEIELVFSLPAELVKDSAQVLCRGRVVRVESAGGSSKVGVAVEFETIERLPSS